The Etheostoma cragini isolate CJK2018 chromosome 15, CSU_Ecrag_1.0, whole genome shotgun sequence genome window below encodes:
- the cbx6b gene encoding neuronal pentraxin-2, translating to MVAFIGAVICIIAAVHTGSSRAALAEQPPATGNHSLYPGADTAAGSVARAGSLGALHGSETPDSEAPTFNMGLSGLDGVTGLTGHDPTVSRLICTPIPAGECNTKNFQQQAEDPSLYAGEDWGYLRTTAEELRQTVLQQKDQILTDQRTIRDLTGKLTECEKGLDGGSSSADRRGSAAGLWGGKDSAEETHLERIMVRDSPDSTPENVHLLTVRAVDELEQAITQLKDRIEKLESDIGPFPHNQTDSNTSGAPEEGGMSGGPERLTNPGHKVGDDKPWRMEDFAGELERKVELLEKERKTLRLETEKHRQGIDHGINKIHHRISELEEGVSGHSFPEGYRLSFPTRTNYMYAVLKPSIPALRAFTACLWLRPAEGGIGTPLSYAVPEQPNELVLLQGLHTPTELLINDKVAQLPLNLSRGSWQHICVSWSQKGGAWQAYQGGKLRGEGHALAAGHHIRPGGVLILGQEQDSLGGGFDSSQALVGELSQVGLWDRVLSSNQVASLARCGRVSQGSVAPWTENGVEVHGGATKDPGEPCSKHNRNS from the exons ATGGTGGCCTTCATCGGAGCGGTCATCTGCATCATCGCAGCCGTTCACACCGGGTCCTCCAGGGCTGCCTTGGCAGAACAGCCACCAGCAACTGGCAACCACTCGCTGTATCCGGGCGCGGATACTGCGGCGGGCTCCGTGGCCCGGGCCGGATCTTTGGGCGCTCTCCATGGTTCTGAAACACCCGATTCAGAAGCACCGACCTTCAACATGGGGCTCAGCGGGCTGGACGGTGTCACCGGACTCACCGGGCATGACCCAACAGTCAGTCGACTCATCTGCACGCCGATCCCAGCCGGGGAATGCAACACGAAAAACTTTCAGCAACAAGCAGAAGACCCGTCGCTGTACGCGGGGGAAGACTGGGGCTACCTCCGCACCACCGCGGAGGAGCTCCGGCAGACCGTCCTGCAACAAAAGGACCAGATACTGACAGACCAGCGGACCATCAGGGACCTCACGGGGAAACTAACCGAGTGTGAGAAGGGGCTGGacggcggcagcagcagcgcGGACAGACGCGGGAGCGCTGCGGGGTTGTGGGGGGGCAAAGACTCGGCTGAAGAGACGCACCTAGAGCGGATCATGGTGCGGGACAGTCCGGACTCGACGCCTGAGAATGTCCACTTGCTCACCGTTAGGGCTGTGGATGAACTGGAGCAGGCTATCACTCAGCTCAAAGACCGCATAGAGAAACTGGAG TCAGACATTGGCCCATTTCCTCACAACCAAACGGACAGCAACACATCTGGAGCGCCAGAGGAAGGCGGGATGTCAGGTGGTCCGGAAAGGTTGACCAATCCCGGACACAAAGTTGGTGATGACAAGCCCTGGAGGATGGAAGACTTTGCGGGGGAGCTGGAGAGGAAGGTGGAGCtgctggagaaagagagaaaaacccTGAGGCTGGAAACAGAGAAGCACAGGCAAGGAATTGACCATGGCATCAACAAAATACACCATCGAATCTCCGAACTGGAGGAAG GTGTCTCAGGGCATTCCTTCCCAGAGGGCTACCGGTTGTCTTTCCCAACTCGGACAAACTACATGTACGCTGTTTTGAAACCCTCCATCCCAGCGCTGCGGGCCTTCACCGCCTGCCTGTGGCTGCGGCCCGCAGAGGGAGGAATCGGGACACCTCTGTCTTACGCTGTTCCAGAGCAACCCAACGAACTGGTGCTGCTGCAAGGCCTGCATACCCCCACTGAGCTGCTCATCAATGACAAG GTGGCGCAGTTGCCTCTAAACCTCTCCCGAGGCAGCTGGCAGCACATCTGTGTGAGCTGGAGCCAGAAGGGAGGAGCTTGGCAGGCCTACCAGGGGGGAAAGCTGAGGGGCGAGGGTCATGCACTGGCAGCCGGACATCACATCAGACCTGGAGGAGTGCTCATACTGGGCCAGGAGCAG gATTCCCTGGGTGGAGGTTTTGACTCATCCCAGGCCCTGGTTGGAGAACTGTCCCAGGTGGGTCTTTGGGACCGAGTCCTGTCTTCCAACCAGGTCGCCAGCTTGGCCCGCTGTGGCAGAGTAAGCCAGGGAAGTGTAGCCCCCTGGACCGAGAACGGAGTTGAGGTTCACGGAGGAGCAACCAAGGACCCGGGGGAGCCTTGTAGTAAACACAACAGGAATTCTTGA
- the pvalb6 gene encoding parvalbumin 6: MAMSSILNADDIKKALDAFAVADSFNHKKFFEMVGLKAKSFDEVKKVFLVLDADNSGFIEEEELKFVLKGFAKDGRDLTDKETKDFLKAADKDGDGKIGVDEFASLVKE; the protein is encoded by the exons ATGGCAATGAGCAGCATCCTCAACGCTGATGACATCAAGAAAGCCCTTGATGCATTTGCAG ttgcTGACTCCTTTAATCATAAGAAGTTTTTCGAGATGGTTGGTCTGAAGGCCAAGTCTTTTGACGAAGTGAAGAAGGTATTCCTGGTGCTGGATGCCGACAACAGTGGCTtcatagaggaggaggagctcaa ATTCGTCCTGAAGGGTTTCGCCAAAGATGGCAGGGACCTGACAGACAAGGAAAccaaagactttttaaaagcaGCCGACAAGGATGGAGACGGCAAGATTGGCGTCGATG AGTTTGCTTCCCTGGTGAAAGAATAA
- the baiap2l2a gene encoding brain-specific angiogenesis inhibitor 1-associated protein 2-like protein 2, with amino-acid sequence MSGMNSDQLHRSTLGIYSSLMNEFNPSLQKLVSLGNRYVQAFQALAMTSEAYFSALSEIGERAFHTISSRSLGDVLIEISESQRRLTGELDGVFRRFSIEVLQQMDNNIRLDRDYISGSRKHYEMEVHNQAAALEGQLRRGANQDCSEYLQFLRESNAEALKEEERRYRFLSEKHCALIQSIAHLMNKTGGPLQQRADAWTVETDATRAPEVRRSLNNSVGMREEETGKSREELPLGNIPSRAPSPQGSISRSSGGQYVRARAAHQPGGSSPTLLPFTRGERITLLVQQPKNGWLFGRADSSSRQGWFPATYVEAMDDPPMTTCSGSSSLRSSSSMSNLLDQPAAPPPPPPPSLSSNKQTEMQPIPPSHSENKRSKPPGSQPELFPKGTNPFATVKLRPTSTDDRSAPRVHR; translated from the exons ATGTCGGGGATGAATAGCGATCAGCTGCATCGTTCCACTTTGGGGATTTACTCG AGCTTGATGAACGAGTTCAACCCAAGTCTACAGAAGCTGGTCTCACTGGGTAACAGATACGTCCAAGCTTTCCAGG ctCTTGCTATGACAAGCGAGGCCTACTTCAGTGCACTTTCAGAGATTGGAGAGAGGGCTTTTCACACCATATCCTCCCGCTCGCTAG GAGACGTCCTGATTGAGATCTCTGAGAGCCAACGGAGACTCACTGGGGAGCTGGATGGAGTA TTCCGTCGGTTCAGTATAGAGGTTCTTCAGCAGATGGACAATAACATCAGACTGGACAGAGACTACATTTCA GGCAGCAGGAAGCATTATGAGATGGAAGTTCACAACCAGGCAGCGGCTCTGGAGGGACAGCTGAGGAGAGGAGCCAACCag GATTGTAGTGAGTATTTGCAGTTCCTCAGGGAGAGCAACGCCGAGGCtctgaaggaggaggagaggcgATACCGCTTCCTGTCTGAGAAACACTGCGCCCTGATACAATCCATCGCCCACCTCATGAATAAG acaGGAGGTCCCCTCCAGCAGCGAGCTGATGCCTGGACGGTGGAGACGGATGCCACCAGAGCGCCTGAGGTCCGGCGTTCATTGAACAACTCG GTGGGGAtgagggaggaggagacgggaaagagcagagaggagctGCCCCTCGGCAACATACCATCAAGGG CGCCGTCTCCCCAGGGAAGCATTTCTCGCTCCTCAGGAGGCCAATATGTGAGGGCCAGGGCGGCCCACCAGCCTGGTGGCTCCAGCCCCACCCTGCTGCCCTTCACCAGGGGAGAGAGGATTACCCTGCTGGTCCAACAGCCCAAGAACGGCTGGCTGTTCGGACGTGCTGACAGCAGTTCACG GCAGGGATGGTTTCCAGCCACCTATGTGGAAGCCATGGATGATCCTCCAATGACAACCTGCTCTGG AAGCTCCTCTCTacgaagcagcagcagcatgagtAACCTTCTGGACCAACCAgcagccccgccccctccacctccaccctctCTGTCTTCAAATAAACAGACTGAGATGCAACCAATCCCACCGTCTCATTCAGAAAACAAG AGATCAAAACCTCCTGGATCACAACCAGAACTTTTCCCAAA gggtACCAACCCATTTGCCACTGTTAAGCTGAGACCCACGTCCACCGATGATCGATCGGCTCCACGTGTACATCGATGA